In Perognathus longimembris pacificus isolate PPM17 chromosome 3, ASM2315922v1, whole genome shotgun sequence, a single window of DNA contains:
- the LOC125347702 gene encoding olfactory receptor 7A10-like — protein MYLITVLGNLLIILASISDPHLHTPMYFFLTNLSFVDVCFTSTTVPKMMLNIHTHSQAISYAGCIAQIYFFAFFVTLDNFLLGAMAYDRFVAICHPLHYTVIMSPRLCGLMVLVPWIISALDSLLQSLMVLQLKFCEALQIPHFFCEPNQLVHLACSDPSLNNIVLNVGAGLLGGVPLAGILCSYSKIMATICKISSARGKYKAFSTCMSHLSVVSLFYCTVLGVYLSSAVTQNPHSTATASVMYTVVTPMLNPFIYSLRNQDLKKALRTLMERAMTKLTLIHGLKPYS, from the coding sequence ATGTACCTGATCACTGTGCTTGGGAATCTGCTCATCATCCTGGCCTCCATCTCTGACCCTCATCTGCAcacacccatgtacttcttcctcaccAACCTGTCCTTCGTGGATGTCTGCTTCACCTCCACCACTGTCCCCAAGATGATgctcaacatacacacacatagccaGGCCATCAGCTATGCAGGCTGCATTGCCcaaatttatttctttgcattttttgtcACCTTGGACAACTTCCTCCTGGGGgcaatggcctatgaccgcttcgTGGCCATCTGTCACCCCCTGCACTACACAGTCATCATGAGCCCCCGGCTCTGTGGGTTGATGGTGTTGGTGCCCTGGATCATAAGTGCCCTGGATTCTTTGTTACAAAGCCTCATGGTGCTGCAGCTGAAGTTCTGCGAGGCACTGCAGATCCCTCATTTTTTCTGTGAACCTAATCAGTTGGTCCACCTCGCATGTTCTGACCCTTCCCTTAATAATATAGTGTTGAATGTAGGAGCTGGATTACTGGGTGGTGTTCCTCTGGCTGGCATCCTCTGTTCTTACTCTAAGATCATGGCCACCATCTGTAAAATCTCATCAGCCCGGGGGAAGTACAAGGCCTTTTCCACCTGCATGTCTCACCTCTCTGTGGTCTCCTTGTTTTACTGTACAGTCCTGGGTGTGTACCTCAGCTCTGCAGTGACTCAAAACCCACACTCAACAGCCACAGCCTCTGTGATGTACACAGTGGTCACCCCCATGCTAAACCCCTTCATCTACAGCCTAAGGAACCAAGACCTCAAGAAAGCACTGAGAACACTCATGGAGAGAGCGATGACAAAACTAACCCTGATCCATGGCTTAAAGCCGTACTCTTGA